Proteins co-encoded in one Malus domestica chromosome 09, GDT2T_hap1 genomic window:
- the LOC103421809 gene encoding uncharacterized protein isoform X2 produces the protein MADGEEKGSDFYAVLGLEKECTDSELRNAYKKLALRWHPDRCSASGNSKFVEEAKKKFQDIQEAYSVLSDANKRFLYDVGAYGSDDDENNGMGEFLDEMAMMMRQTKPNENGQETFEELQNLFDEMIEGDTGSYGPVSHPPSSCSTSSYVSYCESSSSSTKRNCSEMNYEKATLDDPSGFDTQFQSFCLGTGGKPSRHRGGDGSKRSDSRRSHR, from the exons ATGGCGGATGGGGAAGAGAAAGGCAGTGACTTCTATGCAGTTTTGGGGTTGGAAAAGGAATGCACAGACTCGGAGCTCAGAAATGCCTATAAGAAACTTGCACTG AGATGGCACCCGGATCGGTGTTCGGCCTCCGGAAATTCTAAGTTCGTGGAGGAAGCCAAGAAGAAATTCCAGGACATCCAAGAAGCCTATTCTG TTTTATCTGACGCGAATAAGAGGTTTCTGTACGATGTTGGAGCCTATGGCAGTGATGATGACGAAAACAAT GGGATGGGTGAGTTTTTGGACGAGATGGCAATGATGATGCGCCAAACGAAGCCTAAT GAAAATGGGCAGGAGACCTTTGAAGAATTGCAAAATCTCTTTGATGAAATGATTGAAGGGGATACTGGGAGTTATGGGCCAGTCTCTCACCCTCCTAGTTCCTGTTCTACGTCTTCATATGTGTCCTACTGTGAAAGTTCAAGTTCCAGTACTAAGCGGAATTGCTCCGAAATGAACTATGAGAAGGCGACCTTGGACGATCCTTCTGGCTTCGACACTCAATTTCAGAGCTTTTGTTTAGGG ACAGGTGGAAAGCCTTCAAGACATCGGGGAGGGGACGGCAGCAAGAGAAGTGACTCGCGCAGAAGCCACCGGTAA
- the LOC103421809 gene encoding uncharacterized protein isoform X1, producing MADGEEKGSDFYAVLGLEKECTDSELRNAYKKLALRWHPDRCSASGNSKFVEEAKKKFQDIQEAYSVLSDANKRFLYDVGAYGSDDDENNGMGEFLDEMAMMMRQTKPNENGQETFEELQNLFDEMIEGDTGSYGPVSHPPSSCSTSSYVSYCESSSSSTKRNCSEMNYEKATLDDPSGFDTQFQSFCLGVESLQDIGEGTAAREVTRAEATGNRRHGRKQKVTSGNDVSSNDYSGISAR from the exons ATGGCGGATGGGGAAGAGAAAGGCAGTGACTTCTATGCAGTTTTGGGGTTGGAAAAGGAATGCACAGACTCGGAGCTCAGAAATGCCTATAAGAAACTTGCACTG AGATGGCACCCGGATCGGTGTTCGGCCTCCGGAAATTCTAAGTTCGTGGAGGAAGCCAAGAAGAAATTCCAGGACATCCAAGAAGCCTATTCTG TTTTATCTGACGCGAATAAGAGGTTTCTGTACGATGTTGGAGCCTATGGCAGTGATGATGACGAAAACAAT GGGATGGGTGAGTTTTTGGACGAGATGGCAATGATGATGCGCCAAACGAAGCCTAAT GAAAATGGGCAGGAGACCTTTGAAGAATTGCAAAATCTCTTTGATGAAATGATTGAAGGGGATACTGGGAGTTATGGGCCAGTCTCTCACCCTCCTAGTTCCTGTTCTACGTCTTCATATGTGTCCTACTGTGAAAGTTCAAGTTCCAGTACTAAGCGGAATTGCTCCGAAATGAACTATGAGAAGGCGACCTTGGACGATCCTTCTGGCTTCGACACTCAATTTCAGAGCTTTTGTTTAGGG GTGGAAAGCCTTCAAGACATCGGGGAGGGGACGGCAGCAAGAGAAGTGACTCGCGCAGAAGCCACCGGTAATCGAAGGCATGGCAGGAAACAAAAGGTTACATCTGGTAATGATGTTTCTTCAAATGACTACTCTGGTATATCAGCTAGATGA
- the LOC103443654 gene encoding dormancy-associated protein homolog 4 — MGFLHKLWDETLAGPAPESGLGKLRKYDSMSIPSSLPMAANEVPVTRSITILRTSSSTLGNLSPDSGSPSESPTTPGTPRTPGTPGARNFKKLTRRKSSADALTRAEPRSPTGYDWMVITALDR, encoded by the exons ATGGGTTTTCTTCACAAGCTTTGGGATGAAACACTAGCCGGACCGGCACCTGAATCCGGCCTCGGCAAGCTCCGAAAGTACGACTCCATGTCTATCCCGTCCTCTTTGCCAATGGCTGCGAATGAGGTTCCGGTCACTCGGAGCATTACTATTCTTAGGACTAGTTCGTCCACCCTTGGAAACCTTTCACCTGATTCCGGCTCCCCCTCAGAGTCCCCAACCACACCAGGAACTCCAAGAACCC CTGGAACACCAGGTGCAAGGAATTTCAAGAAATTAACAAGGAGGAAATCGTCTGCTGATGCTTTGACACGCGCCGAACCTAGAAGTCCGACTGGTTACGATTG GATGGTAATTACTGCTTTGGATCGTTGA
- the LOC103443705 gene encoding uncharacterized protein → MQEGPVVKGLRLVPKIAITKAGGRSFALPSCTKTTISCAIAQPETLLTVQSTIAKQLSIDESTVLPETKFVDLGADSLDTVEILMALEEKFGVSVGEGGAENIATVQDAADLIEKVKSGST, encoded by the exons atGCAGGAAGGGCCAGTGGTCAAGGGGCTAAGACTTGTACCAAAGATTGCGATCACTAAGGCAGGAGGAAGATCATTTGCACTCCCTAGTTGCACTAAGACTACAATCTCATGCGCCATT GCTCAACCAGAGACCCTGCTAACTGTGCAAAGCACAATTGCCAAGCAACTCTCCATTGATGAAAGCACTGTGCTTCCCGAAACAAAGTTTGTCGATTTGGGGGCGGATTCTCTCGACACA GTTGAAATCCTGATGGCTTTGGAGGAGAAGTTCGGTGTGTCCGTCGGAGAAGGAGGAGCTGAGAACATCGCAACCGTTCAAGACGCTGCTGATCTGATTGAGAAAGTGAAATCTGGTTCAACATAG